The Kribbella shirazensis genomic interval CGAGCATCAGGCCGACCGTGAGCGCGAGGCCCGCGTTGTAGACCCAGAAGAACGCGGTGAACAGTGAGCCCGCGGTCAGCGTGAACAGCTTCTCCAGCGCGAGCACGACCAGGAAGAACAGCATGCCCAACGCCAGGATGTGGGTGTGGACGACGCTGAGCTGGGAGTCGCCGGTGAAGTCGTTCGCCCTGGTGAGCTCGCGGTAGTACAGCCCGCTGATCAGGCCCAGGATCATGTACACGAGCGCAGCCACGTAGATCTTCCGCATGGGCGGAACCTACTTGAGCAGCTTCGACAGCCTTCGGTCGGCCAGCGGCTTGCCGCCGGTTTGGCAGGTGGCGCAGTACTGCAAGGAGGAGTCGGCGAAGCTGACCTCGCGGACGATGTCGCCGCAGATCGGGCACTTCTGGCCCTTGCGGCCGTGCACCCGCAGTCCGGACTTCTTCTCCGACTTCAGGTCCTGGACGGCGAGACCGGCGGAGCGGTCGACCGCGTCCTGGAGGGTTTCGCGCATCGCGTCGTACAGGGTCCGGAGCTCGTCGTCGGAGAGGTTCGAGGCCGGTTTGAACGGGCTCATCTTCGCGACGTGCAGGATCTCGTCGGAGTACGCGTTGCCGATGCCGGCGATCACGGACTGGTTCCGCAGGACGCCCTTGAGCTGGACGCGGCCGGCCTGTTTGAGGATCTCGGCGAAGTCCTCCAGGGACAGCGTGAACGGGTCCGGTCCGAGCCGCGCGATCCCCGGCACCTCGGCGACGTCACGGACGACGTACACCGCCAGCTTCTTCTGCGTCCCCGCCTCGGTCAGGTCGAACCCGGCCCCGTCGTCGAGCACCGTCCGGAGCGCGATCGGCCCCTTCCCGGGCCGGACCAGCCCGGTCGACTGCTCCTCTTTCCACCGCAACCACCCGGCGCGCGCCAGGTGAATCACCAGATGCACGCCCTGCGCCGAGATGTCCAGGAACTTCCCGTGCCGCTGTACGTCGTCGATCAACAACCCGACCATCGCCGAGATCGGCGGGTCGTACGTCTTCAGCGCACTGATCGCCGTGATGTCCGCCCGCACGAACGCATGCCCCACCGCCCGCTCACGCAAAAACCCCGCCAGCGACTCAACCTCCGGCAACTCAGGCACCCTCCTAGTGTGCCTGATGCCAGGGACAGTTCCGGAGAATCACCCATGGAAGGGGTTGCGCGGGGGCGGTAGGTTCGGGGGAAGAACGAAGGAGGCCCTGATGGGGTTTGTGAAGACGATGTTCAAGGGTGCTGTGATGGCCAAGCTGGTGCAGGTGGCGCAGCGGGAGTTGAGCAAGCCGGAGAACCAGCAGAAGATCAAGCAGGCGGTCCAGAAGGTGCAGCAGCGCCGGTCTCACTGACCAGGCTTGTGCGCCCGGAGGGTGTAGGTGGCCGCCAGACGGCGCGGATCGTCCGTCAGGCGCCACTCGCCGTCGGCGTCCTCGGTCATCAGGCCGGGGAGGCCGTTCCACGGTGCGCTGTCGTGCTCGGTGAGTGAGTCGAACACCAGACCGGCCTTCTGGACGGCCGTGATGGTCTCACCGAGCCCGTGGTTCCACTCGTGCGTGACGGTGGTGGTGAACTCGGCGTCGGTCTCGACGTACGTCCCGCCCTCGTCGAACACGATCGGCTCGGCCGTCTCGAAGTACGGGTACCGCACCTCCGCGTACGCCGTACCGGCCTCGAGCGTCCACAGCATCGGGTGCCCCTCGCGGACGAAGAGCCGCCCGCCCGGCCTCAGCAACCCGGCGACCACCGACGCCCACCGCTCGATGTCCGGCAGCCAGCACAGCGCCCCGATCCCCGTGTAGACGAAGT includes:
- a CDS encoding DUF2871 domain-containing protein, with the translated sequence MRKIYVAALVYMILGLISGLYYRELTRANDFTGDSQLSVVHTHILALGMLFFLVVLALEKLFTLTAGSLFTAFFWVYNAGLALTVGLMLVRGTLTVLGHQPGAALDGISGLGHVTITLGLIFFFVNLGKRLPATDKAGLSQADDVRRGG
- a CDS encoding Fpg/Nei family DNA glycosylase, with product MPELPEVESLAGFLRERAVGHAFVRADITAISALKTYDPPISAMVGLLIDDVQRHGKFLDISAQGVHLVIHLARAGWLRWKEEQSTGLVRPGKGPIALRTVLDDGAGFDLTEAGTQKKLAVYVVRDVAEVPGIARLGPDPFTLSLEDFAEILKQAGRVQLKGVLRNQSVIAGIGNAYSDEILHVAKMSPFKPASNLSDDELRTLYDAMRETLQDAVDRSAGLAVQDLKSEKKSGLRVHGRKGQKCPICGDIVREVSFADSSLQYCATCQTGGKPLADRRLSKLLK
- a CDS encoding methyltransferase domain-containing protein codes for the protein MTDYRDVNRANWDERVPAHVASPSYHVEQFLADPSYLSEVVRFDLPRLGEVSGLRGVHLQCHIGTDTVSLARLGARMSALDFSAPAVEQARSLAERLGLAVDFHVADVYDAVEVLGAASYDFVYTGIGALCWLPDIERWASVVAGLLRPGGRLFVREGHPMLWTLEAGTAYAEVRYPYFETAEPIVFDEGGTYVETDAEFTTTVTHEWNHGLGETITAVQKAGLVFDSLTEHDSAPWNGLPGLMTEDADGEWRLTDDPRRLAATYTLRAHKPGQ